The Bacillota bacterium genome includes a window with the following:
- a CDS encoding carbohydrate ABC transporter permease, producing the protein MEKTLVRNKSIFIYVEWLIVFIFLAWTLLPIFWIVLTSFKETVDIFTVPPKIVFRPTLSNYIRAFIRGNFSAYFVNSLIIAVSSAFLSVLLGSMAGYSLARFRVYRKGLIAVLILFARMVPAIVLVIPLFNLMKNMGLLDSLMSVIIAHTTFNLPFVTWMMRGFFQELPAELEEAATVDGCSRTQAFLRVALPLTAPGLAATTILALLLSWNEFLFALVLTSVRTRTLPVAVSGFIGAVSVDWGGSTAAATVIMTPMVIAGLIVQKHLVRGLTMGAIKG; encoded by the coding sequence ATGGAGAAAACTCTAGTTAGGAATAAAAGCATATTTATTTACGTTGAGTGGCTGATCGTATTTATTTTTCTCGCATGGACCCTGCTTCCTATCTTCTGGATTGTACTAACCTCATTCAAAGAAACCGTTGACATATTTACGGTGCCACCGAAGATAGTCTTCAGACCTACACTCTCCAACTACATTCGAGCTTTCATCAGGGGGAATTTCTCTGCCTATTTCGTAAATAGCTTAATTATAGCGGTCAGTTCTGCGTTTCTATCAGTATTACTTGGTTCCATGGCGGGCTATTCTCTAGCTCGTTTTAGGGTATACAGGAAGGGATTAATTGCTGTCTTGATTCTGTTCGCCCGGATGGTTCCGGCAATTGTCCTTGTCATTCCACTATTCAATTTAATGAAGAATATGGGGCTTCTTGACAGCCTCATGAGTGTTATAATTGCTCATACTACTTTCAATCTTCCGTTTGTAACCTGGATGATGAGGGGTTTTTTTCAAGAACTTCCCGCAGAATTGGAGGAGGCCGCAACTGTTGATGGATGTTCTAGAACACAGGCGTTTCTCAGGGTGGCCTTACCCCTCACCGCTCCCGGTTTAGCAGCTACCACAATCCTTGCCCTACTCCTATCGTGGAACGAGTTTTTGTTCGCATTGGTTCTCACATCGGTTAGAACAAGGACGCTTCCCGTAGCTGTTTCAGGCTTTATTGGTGCGGTATCCGTTGATTGGGGTGGCAGCACGGCAGCAGCTACTGTAATTATGACTCCCATGGTTATAGCAGGGTTGATCGTACAAAAACATTTAGTTCGCGGTTTAACTATGGGAGCTATTAAAGGGTAG